The Halichondria panicea chromosome 6, odHalPani1.1, whole genome shotgun sequence genomic sequence cctatgacaataagaggtgcctcacacaggctaggcctggatttgaggctaacggtgtggaggtacagctgcatgttgatgtgcgcatgcgccaaaaggctggaaccagaccacgaaaataaaatccgcgaaattctttgtaatggtccatccgcgaaaatttataccctcgaaatatacccgctatacggtagtcattCCTTACTACCCACTcatcccacccacacacattttTTTGTACAGTTGACCATAATCGTCAAAAGATCAATAAAGATTTGACCGTTTTCTTAGACGGGCCActcggtaaaggtgcatttggagcagtttTCAAAGGCAGGTACAGGGGCGATCCTTGTGCAGTCAAAGTGCTGCTTCacgatgctatggagatgcaggCAAGTATTCCAGTTGGCAAAAATGAAGATGCTAGCAATGCAATTGATTGTGAGAGtgattttctcaagtcgttcAAGCACCCAAACGTTGTGAAGTTTTTGTCGACTGCtaagcaccccaaatcaggtggtacaatcctcgttgttgagctgatggattgcaatctgagatcctatttctccagCCTTGATGAAGTgtccctcactagcgaatgtgaaattagcctatccaaagacatggcttgtggtctggcctacattcacagcaagcagattatccaccgtgacctctgtggcgataacGTCCTACTGAAGCTTACACTGTCAGTGCCTGTCGCAAAGATttccgactttggcatgtcacggcttTACGACCCCTCCAAGCTTAGCTCCACCCTAACAGCCATTAGCCACCGTAGAGGGTATTTACCTCCCGAGGCCTCTCGATTGGAAGAAGAGAATTACGATAGTAGCCTGGATGTGTTTTCCTTTGGGGTTATTTTGACACAGATTGTTTGCAAGTTGGAGACGATCAAATCAGCCAAggatcgatcattccatgttgcccagatccctcgcacacacaggttgaggaagcttatcgacagttgtttgcaagaagacatgaagaggagaccatctgccagggacatccGTGAGTCTATTAGATACGtagtgcatgataattatgtgttttacacTTCCGAAAAATGTGTCGATTTTTCATTTAATTCTTACTTTTAGATGCTTCACTGAAAAGAGACTCGGACCcaatggaggcagcaaagaggGAGACgaaggacactcaaccagtcaaaaaggtacgtacatgtaccgtagaaactggattattagcgcttactcgactataaacgtatctttattttaagcggatgctcaactgcaggctttttatactcgaattgaagtgcttttccaattatacgaaggttattagtgaaattttagaattgattcTTGTTTATCcgggctagctagctgagctagttagcttgtactgtgcatgatagctatatagcttgtgatatccatctggaaggactctctgggcatgctgttccCTTaattgtctgatcatgctgagaaaATGTGAGGcatggatgaggtccttttattccaagttcctggtcaatatgatataatattatgaatTTAAATGAATTGTAAAATGAATTTtaacataatagtatgatatagatccagttagctTGCCTTGCTTGCATGCTCACTTCTTAgccagcttgcgagtcagctctcatcacagagacatccggttgctgggtggggctcgaaatgactgcattataggtgCATTCTTGAATATAAgtgtatagagctctgctattgaccccaaaagcgcatgcgctaataatccagtttctacggtactGTGTGATACAGAATGAGATTCCTAATTACAGCCACAAACAACAGTATAGGGTGCTGTTTCATTGTTAAGCATGTTAAGTTTCGTACGTAATTCAGGTTTTAAACTAACGAGCGCTAAGTCCCATAAATTAGAGCTAGCTAAATTACAATAAAAAACTGATAATAGCTGTAGTAAAGCCATAATACCATATATAAcgagtaattttcggggggcaaaatatttgtggttgagcaatatttataTAGTCACTTCGTGGacaatattttcgtggttgctgcttgcactgcaggtaaagataGACAAGGTCGTTTCATTCGTGAGTATTCGTGGTTagaccttcaaccacaaaagccacgaaaattacccgctatacggtaccttgACTAAAGGGGGGATccgtggcaccctgggatctccccctggatccgccactgtttAGCGTAAATTTGTTCTGTAGTACTGTAAATAATAGTCCATTCTACAATTATAATGTTTACAAGAGGATAGAGGCTCTACTggtgagtccagtccagtgagctagtgagctagtgggtgcaagggtctgacactgcatgctgtactctgttctcagagagaggtggtcgAGAAGGACAGGATACTGGAGAGGAAAGATGAGCAACTTGTACAGAAAGACGATCAACTGGATCAGAAAAACGCACTTTTGGTACAAAAAGATGAGCAAGTAGCGGACAAAGATACTCAACTTGCTAGACAGCAACAGGTCAGTAGAATTTTTACTTCACTTTTTACACGCAATTTCGTATTatgttaaccctttccccgctttaaccgactatagtcggcatggctactgctaattttcaaaaaatgaTTGTGCgagctgtgttggagctatgcacacactgtaagtaccagcacatgtgcattgagctgctctttcacatggtattttCATTGTGCTGCCTTGAGGTACACTTCATACAGTATTGtcaaaagaaaagtgaccaattgataattgctacaagatcttgGTAGGATAATCTTAGTGAGGCTCTAgtgcagctagacagtgaggatATAGATGCTTATGACCTTGTTGAGTCAGAGGGGAGTGATGACTGTGATCATAGCCATGCAGATAGGAAGCTACTCCTCAGAGTTCAAGCTAGAAATAAAAAGCCTGAAGAgccagaggaagaagctcGTGAATTTAGCTCTTGAGACTGACCAAGTTCCTGGACCTGGTAAGTAactatagagtagcatctgtagTCTTCCTAGCTTCAATATTACTTTGTTTAGgcagcagtggacatcatgagccaacattgaacttgtaaacctgtaggtgaagaaaacatttcccgggaaaagagcgtctgccAATACGACCTCATAgacaagtttctgcagattctgattgaaccatgttgCCGTgaaaacattgagaacacttatttagtgccttcatacaataattattgtttgtgtacatacttgtgaatgtttgtaaacaattgctaattagttgggggtggtctgttgctaggtaacgatgatggtgtcaagatgcctccggggtctgggctacctgtataggaaatagttacgagtgatttcaatgtatggttcatgagatacgaatttttaaagaaaaatatgtatttattctgtattttcttgttttaattaaagctgGGAAAGGGTTAACCATGCAAGTTAATAATTTCTCTTCATACAGATATTGAATAGTGTCCATGCTGATGCTGCCACCAAAGATGGTATGATTGCTGACAAGGACAGacaactcagtgaacaagagtCAAGGATCACTGATCTCATTTCTCAGAGAGAGGCTGCTCTAGTTGAGAGGGACGCTCTCTCACAGGTATTATATAGTAGTcaccaaatgcacacactcttatacTCTAGTACAGTACAAGAGTGTAGAATTGTCCActgatacaataataatattcatgtCTGTGTTCTAATTAGaagatttccaccaacgttcccctgtacaggtaCACGGGGTACAGATGGAGCACAAtactgagctggtcaggagagacgccatcattcaacagcagagacaggtgagatgAATccatattattgcagagctatagtagaagctttgatgtTATAGTTTGTACATTCTAGTGGGCTGGTGGTCTTCACCTCTTAAGCTTcagtatagcgagtaatttttaGGGGGAAAAATATTCGCGGTTCAGCCAttttgagacatttcgtgggtaatattttgagacatttcgtggttgctgcttgtaCTGCTGGGAAGGGTAGGCAAGGTCgtttcattcgtgggtaaaatattcgtggtcagaccttcaactagaaaaccacgaatattttgcccccccgACATTACCCTTCATATGATAATTAGaaaaagtgatttagtgtgcatacaattattgctacaagtaacactcgcttgttagtagacactatcctaattacacctgcattcattattcaggatccccctcccagagagttgagacctccactcactctgaaatggagaagaggaaaagacatgccaatcaagatgggctacacagtacagagtgctgttatcggtgacacggtgtatgttggtggaggcaGTGCAGACAATGAtcgtacagtgatgaagctcgagcaagatcaatggacgaAACTACCAAAGTACACTGCCAAGTGGTTtggtatgacatcactcgctaatcgactagtgctagTGGGAGGACGTGATCCAAGAAACAACACACCCAGCAATCAACTTTCAGTGCTcgagtcaggggaatggactcacccgtacccaccaatgaacattgctcgtcaatcctcaacagctgtctccttcaacaaccacataattgtagctggtgggcgtgatgGTGGTGGTCGTAtctcctcctctgtggaggtgttagacgtggcatcaagaagatggtacattgctcagtcactacctaactcacgatcagaactgaaatcaactctcataggaaacaccctctacctaatgggagggtacgATCACACTGGgccaaccaagacagtgcaccacgttgacttcaatgaactcattgccAAAGCCCTTTCCAACtcggacacacccactctctggcagaccttagaGGAAGTGCCGCTCGAgttgtcagctcctctcagtattgggaggtcactattagccgttggtggagcgAATGACAGAGtcaacccaagttcatcgatccacctctaccagcctgacaccaggaggtggttGAAAGtaggagacctgcctactgtaCGATactgctgcacatgctcagtacttcctagtggagaggttattgtagccggaggacagatAGTAAATAAGATTAAAATCCAAACTGTggatttcttctctataagttCTTAGTTTTTTTCATGTCCttcgtgttataattataaattaatgatacttttctagcataataattaaagtTGCAACTGAATTTCGATTGGCAGCTATTAAAGATTATGCAAAAACAATCAATGGCATTAGTTGGTACATAATTAAATTTCCCGAATAGACAAGAaaccgacaataattatactaattatgtgacagtctcataacaagttcaggtccttgcatggttggggtcttgtccgagggtagggtggacaccttctcccagaatccaaagtctatctcctcttccgagtcagacagtgaggggtggggctcgggaactgaggggttaaagagtcacatggtcatagtcataCTGAATGGAAGattccagaggaggtacaacaacATCAATTCACGTGCAGTGGAATGTCAACAGCATGCAGGGGCTGTTATCACGCAGACCATACCCATTCAACTTTTTGCTGCTGTTGGTTGAAAATTCCGTTGTCACGCACATGATGTTGTCGtatgtacctcctctgggaaGATTCATGTAactttagctgcatgcatgactaaGAAAAATGTCTCAACGATAAAATAAGGGAcgccatacatgtactggtacaataattatgttaataagcacctaaactgcatactgtatttacttgattaaaagCCGCCCTTGATTAAACGCCATCTCATTTAAATGCCCATCAGGcatggtaaaagctctgtctttgtcaataaacgcccatcttaaataatcgcccatgtataCGCGTAGCgatgtgggtggagctgaattagcacgtggaaccagttgcaagcatggcagtATAGAGTAATAGATCTTTTTATGATGGTAGAGAAGAGAGAGATACCAACACAAAGGTAGAATCACCACTTATGACttaagatttaagctgagagctgtgcaagagttcggagtagacataacaataaacacCCATTTCGAATAAGcacccatctcgtttaaacgccccctttAAAGACTTCGatatgaaataaacgcccAGGCGTTTAATCAAcatacattgaagcataccttgtatacaagtgcatgtacatacagactagtaagcatgctaggttcccattctctgtactgtacattcaatagtacactgtggactcattgcactgcataactacacattatacacacgtaccttgttcttgatgaaggttcctcagtagccCCTGTCCATGGACCCATGTCTTCAGACTGTCCCTCACTGCTTATAGGCTGCTCACCAGACTGGAGGTGGGCTGCATGTAAGGGCTGGGTGTCAGGGGAGTTTTTAGTCTCTGATGACAGACCCTTTTCCATACTGTTGAGGTCTGTTAGCGTCTGAGTGGtcagtttacgtgaggcccctctcttagcagcatagtaggcctaaaagtgtgtgtgtgtgtgtgtgtgtggggggggggggtcgtatatgattgtacattgcacaccttcaaataCATTACAGGGAAACACACATTGTGTGCTATAGCTCACGCTGTATGATGACAAATAAATTTTCCAGCTTTACCTCTTCTTCCACTCAGTGCTTCTTCTCTTCTCCTTAGCTGTACGAAAGAGACGTCATTGAAATTCCAATGTTATGTTGTAACAGTACATCGTGCAACTTGTGCTACTGGTACATGTCAAAGTATATACCGTGGAGcatgtctattgtggtcaccctatagcaggccaccctctataatacagccaggttaatggactCCATAgtctctatagcatgtgtttggacctgtgttagcatgcaggtcagccactgttggtctgcccacagggtgaccactatagacagTTTACAACTAGAGAACTggagtgctaaccctcggctggttaCCAATAAATTGGAAGCTGGCTAAGTAGCAAGTAACATTTCCATCGTTCCTGGTGCAGGATCACtgcagctgtaaatacgtacctcAGAAAAAGGAcgcatgcagctagctagaggccaacgtgcaagttaaAGCTTCTTCAATAACgtgcgtacatgcatgtatactcaATATAAACAGTCTCCACTGCACCTCattatctctctctctgtccaTTCTCTCTTGTTCTGCCAACAGCTGATCAAAGTTGCCACTCATCACATGTTCTCTCTCCTCTTCTGTCACCACCTGTGTACTCTCCCGGAGCTCGTTCTGTGAGGGgtggaaggtgtgtgtgtgtgtgtgtgtgtgtgtgtgtgtgtgtgtgtgtgtgggtgggtgggtttGGATGTGtcgggtgtgggtgtgtactaATTAAACTAGAATCCTTTGTGGACataaaatgaataattatataagagctgcagcatagtaggcctaaaggtgtgtgtgtgtgtgtgtgggggggggggggagggggatcgtacatgattgtacattgcacacctttaaatacattacagggaaacacacatcatgtgttgaataggacacactattatagctgaccttgaatgactttaagggactctacaaagtatgacacaaatgtCCACCTCACCAGGTTAGTACAAACTCCGGGTGTGTTGCTACCGCTGGTTGCTAGGTGGAGCTCCGCTAGTAAGTTATCCTCATTGGGGTCAAAGTCCTCCTCACCAGGTTGGTACAAATCCTCAGGTCTGGTAGGGAGGGAAATACATGAACAGTAATAGTGTACGTGAATTCTGGCtaaagcaataatattattataactctacaaacacaaacacatctttaaaactatacatgtagcaaaggCAATGGCTATAATAGTTTCAAGCAACTCCACCATaacacaagcactggcaaAGGTCAAATACTCGTGTCATTAGAGGTCATGACAGTGCTTGTAATACATTTACTCACGCACTCTTCAACATCACAATAATTTCAAACACATTTCTACTATTCCGGACCATCCAAACAAATCAAAGCCCcctatacatacagtgtaaATGTTGGCAGTACGTATATCCTATAGAGAAGCTCCCCCCTCACTGGATAGAACATGTTAGGCTAATAACAACACTACCACTCACTCATCATCCAGTGTGTCATCAGACTCTGCATCTTTACGAGCAGCTTCGTCATGTCCTGATTGGCCAGGAACTCGCTCTCCTCAGCAATGGTCTCTTTCCATGGTCCTGACTATGTCACTGTGGTCCACTATAGGACTAGACAAAGCTTCCACCAAATACAGACAATAGTTTGACCAACTTCCTCCATGCTTCAAAAGTGTCAGACTACTTTTTCTTTCTTGAACTTGAAAGCACGTggtttgctgattcagcaatatttTTGCGAGATTGGAATTCTTTATACAAAAGAGGGCGTGTCTTGTAgctttacaaaataatgcagAGATAAGATTAGAATGGCTGCAATGTTTTCAGCTCTTCGAGATGACGCTAACTTGAGGGAGTTTGTGCTGGAGAATGTGGAGCACTTTGGAGAGGAGAGAGTTCTAGGAACTGGCTCCTATTGCTCTGTTCAGGAggtcagtcactgcatgctctgtttctgtgcactgtctctagtgtatctgctagctattcaagtgtgactgcctccatgcacaggtgaAGATCAATGGTGAGGTGTATGCAGCCAAGAAGATTCACGAGGTTCTCCTGGAGACTGACGAGCGTGGTGGAGTGGCCAACATAGCTGGGAACTACCACCGAGAGTGTCGACTCATGGCTCGCATCCGTCACCCCAACATCACCCAGTTCATTGGGCTGTGTTTCGTGACTGGCTCTCGACTGCCCCTTCTGGTCATGGAGAGGCTGGACTCATGTCTGGACGATCTTCTAGAGTCCACCCCCAACATCCCCCTTTCTGTCTCCCAGTACATTCTGGTCTGTGTGGCTCGAGGGCTGCTCCACCTGCATCGTGAGTCCGTGGTCCATCGTGATCTCACTGCCAAGAATGTCCTGCTGACGGCATCTCTGAGAGCCAAGATCACAGACTTTGGTAACTCTCGTATCGTGAATCTGGAGCCTGGTCGACTGGCCAGGACTCTGACGAGGTTTCCTGGGACACTGGTGTACATGCCGCCCGAGGCCCTCTGACAGAGGCCACAGTGTGTCCGTACCCAGTCTGGACGTCTTCTCTTTCGGAGTGCTGCAATTGTTTGCACTCACACAAGTATGTGTTTAGATCCTCTGCAGTATTGCAGTTTGCTTTGTGTAATGGGGTATtcttatctacatgtactgtggtATTGTATGTGTTGGTAAATGGTTGACTTTTGCCTGTATTACGCAAATACAGTGTGTACTAATGGAACGAgtgctgcgctgtgctaatgcctctcgccatgttttgcttttgctcaaaaCTATAGTTGTATCTCACCTTGGATCGATACAACTATAtagctaacagtctcataaaCTATTAAAAACGAAACAAAAAGCTTGTCCGTATAGCTTGTAGCCAGTGCAAGCTTCTATAGCTCTTCATACTAACcatgtccaagcagtgagccccacctATATTCCAGCCTTCCTGTTTTGCGAGCCTCATGCACCTATCTGTCCTGCCCTTGTCAACATGTGTCTAGCTTCTTTTAGctgtgtatagatctactataaaatcagtgcgccctcaaggcaagggagtttatgaggaatgcgggagtttatggtagttaaatttcacccagttgctatgtaAGACCCTAAGTGGGGTATATAGAATATGTTATTACTGAATTGAAttccacacagtcattattaGGAGCTTAATGAAACagaagcctatctgatggcttgatgaataatcttcaatacacatgtatatggtCTGTAGCCAAAGTGTAGGCCTATATGACAATTATAGTATACATCTATTGTTATTCTATAACCATAGCATTTATTGTCGtattttgtggcttaccaggacctcaagaaaaagaaataaatttgattctgccaggatctggatTCTCTCACTCgtggggatgagcgcgcatgcgcattgcatccACATTGCATCCACATTGCATCCACAGTAATATATAAATAAGGGGTGTGTATGCAAAGGGATCAAATTCACAAATGGTTGCTTtaacagctcttttctgactcttgtagctaacaaaaagctagcgctttagtgcaaggctaactcatgtgttgaatagaaagtttgtgcggacggATGAtactatgaaagattctgaagagacttcAACAGCcgtcaatgtgagtcaaagtagccataactcgagaaagctttagtttgctaatccacgaatcaaaatcctaCAACGTCCTACACTGAATTGTTCATCCATCCTACCCCATGCATCCTTCTTCGTCCTACACTGGATTGTTCAGCCATCCTACCTTATCGCACCCTTATTATACATCCTACCCTGTAGCAATATATGAGATGATGTGGAGAGCACTCACCCCACTGATTGTTCATCCATCCTACCTTCTGCTCCCCCGTCCTACCACAACCTTCTTTGTTCAACACTGGATTGTTAATACTGGATTGCATGTTCAGCCATCCTACCTTATCGTACCCTATCATATATACATCCTACCACATCCTACAAAGAATTAGAACATCGCTAGAAgcctgttagttttcgtcgcattgcaaccgttgagcagttacagctggaatacacacacacatacacactcttatgcggctacgcctcgggGCATAATGATTGTGACACATGTACACTtcatatatatacacgtacactcAGTATTGACATGCTCTTCCACTCCAGGTGTTTCCAGGAGATCTCCTTGCCCCCACGTATAGCAACTCCAGCGACCCTGACCACCTCCTAGCtcgctcagagtttgagcgtCGAGGTCCCTACACGGCTCTCCTTGAGAGGAATCTGGCGGGTGGACGTGAGCACCCTCTGTTTGGTCTGGTGAGGGAGTGTCTGACCAATACCCCAGAGAGAAGACCGACCACGGTTGAGCTCCTCTcgtct encodes the following:
- the LOC135337594 gene encoding uncharacterized protein LOC135337594 isoform X3 translates to MSDYLTIADLNKVYLATFEARNILLMLEVSAATIRSISKEWNNDPDDCYREGLLEWLNEGERSWQSMVKALSSPTVGHIHIARTIERDHLQSSNPTDVKSEVDHNRQKINKDLTVFLDGPLGKGAFGAVFKGRYRGDPCAVKVLLHDAMEMQASIPVGKNEDASNAIDCESDFLKSFKHPNVVKFLSTAKHPKSGGTILVVELMDCNLRSYFSSLDEVSLTSECEISLSKDMACGLAYIHSKQIIHRDLCGDNVLLKLTLSVPVAKISDFGMSRLYDPSKLSSTLTAISHRRGYLPPEASRLEEENYDSSLDVFSFGVILTQIVCKLETIKSAKDRSFHVAQIPRTHRLRKLIDSCLQEDMKRRPSARDIHASLKRDSDPMEAAKRETKDTQPVKKREVVEKDRILERKDEQLVQKDDQLDQKNALLVQKDEQVADKDTQLARQQQILNSVHADAATKDGMIADKDRQLSEQESRITDLISQREAALVERDALSQVHGVQMEHNTELVRRDAIIQQQRQDPPPRELRPPLTLKWRRGKDMPIKMGYTVQSAVIGDTVYVGGGSADNDRTVMKLEQDQWTKLPKYTAKWFGMTSLANRLVLVGGRDPRNNTPSNQLSVLESGEWTHPYPPMNIARQSSTAVSFNNHIIVAGGRDGGGRISSSVEVLDVASRRWYIAQSLPNSRSELKSTLIGNTLYLMGGYDHTGPTKTVHHVDFNELIAKALSNSDTPTLWQTLEEVPLELSAPLSIGRSLLAVGGANDRVNPSSSIHLYQPDTRRWLKVGDLPTVRYCCTCSVLPSGEVIVAGGQIVNKIKIQTVDFFSISS
- the LOC135337164 gene encoding uncharacterized protein LOC135337164; the encoded protein is MAAMFSALRDDANLREFVLENVEHFGEERVLGTGSYCSVQEVKINGEVYAAKKIHEVLLETDERGGVANIAGNYHRECRLMARIRHPNITQFIGLCFVTGSRLPLLVMERLDSCLDDLLESTPNIPLSVSQYILVCVARGLLHLHRESVVHRDLTAKNVLLTASLRAKITDFGNSRIVNLEPGRLARTLTRFPGTLVYMPPEAL